AACTCAGATCATTAATATATAGGATATATGAAGACTTCAAAATTTATTTTAATGAAACCCCAAGCAGCATATAAAATGTTAAAAATATAAACTCCTGAAAACTAAAACACTAAACTACCCAACGATAAAATAAGCACCTGCAAGCCACAAAAAAGACTAAAAAAATGTTTTATCGTAAAGAATTTTATATATTTGCACCATCTAACAATTAAAAAAAATAATTTACTATGTCAGACATTGCATCAAGAGTAAAAGCTATCATCGCTGATAAGCTTGACGTTGAAGAAACAGAAGTAACTCCTGAAGCTAGCTTCACTAACGATTTAGGAGCTGATTCATTGGATACAGTTGAACTAATCATGGAATTTGAAAAAGAATTCAACATTCAAATCCCTGATGATCAAGCTGAAAAAATTACTACTGTAGGACACGCTATCGCTTATATCGAAGAAGTAGTAAATAAATAATATTCTTCAACAAAAAAGAAATTAACAAAGTTTATGGAATTAAAAAGAGTAGTTGTAACCGGGTTTGGAGCAATAACACCGATTGGAAATAATGCAAAAGAATACTGGGAAAATCTTGTAAAAGGTGAGAGCGGTGCCGCTCCGATTACTCTTTTTGATGCCACAAACTTTAAAACAAAATTCGCTTGCGAAGTAAAAAATTTCAATCCATTAGACCATTTCGACAAGAAAGAAGCTAAAAAAATGGATAGAAATACACAACTTGGGCTGGTTGCTGCTAAAGAAGCTGTTGAGCACTCAAGAATTATTGAAGACAATGTAGACAAAAACAGAGTCGGTGTAATCTGGGGTTCAGGAATCGGAGGCTTAGAAACTTTCGAAACTGAAGTTCTGGGATGGGCAAACACGGAAATTCCGAGATTCAACCCTTTCTTTATCCCTAAAATGATTGCAGATATTACTCCTGGGCATATTTCTATTGAATATGGATTCCACGGACCTAACTATACTACTGTTTCTGCTTGCGCGTCTTCAGCAAATGCTTTAATTGATTCCAAAATGCTGATCCAGCTGGGAAAAGCAGATGTAATTGTGTGCGGAGGCTCTGAAGCTGCCGTTACAGCAAGTGGTGTAGGTGGATTCAACGCAATGATGGCACTTTCTACAAGAAATGATGATCCCAAAACAGCTTCAAGACCTTTTGACAAAGACAGAGACGGATTTGTGTTAGGAGAAGGAGCAGGATGTATCATTCTTGAAGAATATGAGCACGCCGTAAAACGTGGTGCCACAATTTATGCAGAATTAAAAGGAGGAGGTCTTAGTGCGGATGCACATCACATGACAGCGCCTCATCCTGAAGGTTTAGGAGCTTATCTGGTAATGAAAAATTGCTTGGAAGATGCAGGATTAACTGCTGATGAAGTAGATCACATCAATATGCATGGTACCTCTACTCCATTAGGAGATATTGCAGAATCTAACGCAATTTCAAAATTATTAGGAGAGCACGCTTTCGACATTCAGATTAATTCTACAAAATCAATGACAGGCCACTTATTGGGTGCAGCCGGAGTTATTGAAGCTATCGCTGCGTTAGGAACTATTATTCATGGTATTGTTCCTCCTACCATCAACCATTTTACTGATGATGAAAATATCGACAGCAGACTGAACTTTACGTTCAATGAAGCTGTGAAGAAAGATGTAAAAGTAGCCATGAGTAATACTTTTGGGTTTGGTGGGCATAACGCTTGCGTTCTATTTAAGAAAATCTAATTTTACTGAATGGAGTTACAGAAATACTTTTCTAAATTCCTTCTCAAACAAAGAAAAAGAAAATTAACGGAGAGAGATTATTTCCTCAGTACTGAACTTAATAAAATGTTGGGTACCGAGGTGCAAAATGTTGCGCTCTACCGTGAAGCTTTCTCTTTAAAAAGCTCTTCTAAAAATCAAGACAACACTAATTACGAAAGACTTGAATTTTTGGGAGATTCTGTTTTGGGTACAATTATCTCCTGTCATTTGTTTCAGACCTATCCTAAGGCTAATGAAGGATATTTGACCCAAATGAAATCTAAGATTGTCAACAGGAAAAACCTTAATAAGCTTGGGGAAGATTTAAAACTGACGGATCTTCTGCAAAAGCAAAATTCGGTGGCTTTAGGGGAAAATATCTCCGGAAATTTATTTGAAGCCTTAATAGGTGCCGTTTATCTGGATTTTCAATATGATACCTGTAAGAAAATCATTTTGGAAAGACTTTTAACACCATCTGAGATCAATAAGCTTGAGAATAAAATTGTAAGCTATAAAGGTCTTTTGCTGGAATGGAGCCAGAAGAAAAAAGTTAATATAAAATATGAGACCTGCGAAGAAATCCAGGTCAATAAAGCTGTCGTTTTTCGTTGTCATGTCTGGTTGGGAGAAGAAAAAATAGCCAACGCTACAGAAACCTCCAAAAAGAAAGCAGAAGAAAAAGCAGCACAGAGAGCATTTTATATTTTAAACAAAAAAGAAAATATACTTGGAAATCCAAAAACTTTATGATCTAGACGATATAGAATTTGAAGATATTGCCATAGGATTGGTAAGATTAGCAAAAAATATACCTGCTCATGAGTTTTTTTACAAAATAAATCAAAATAACAATTTAACATTCTCCAGAAAGCAAGATATGGTCTTTCACGGTGATTATTATGATTATTATTTTCCAAGATTTGAAGCTTATCACAAGTTTACAAAGACATGTTTTACTTTCATTTCGAATAAATCTTCAGAAAGTAAGCAAAAAAAAATACAGACAGAACTCTTCTCAGAAGAAGAAAACATTAAATTTTTATTAAATAATCAGGTAGATGTAGAATATATTCTGCATAGTTCGGAACAGTTTCCTGATTTTTCCGTAATTTTGCTCCCTGAAAATCTTGTATTTCCAATTCAAGATTACACATTGAGTTCTGAGGAAGAACTATATCAAATTATCCAGTATTATGAATAAGTATTTAAAGAAGACCAAAATTATCGCAACACTTGGACCGGCTTCATCGTCGAAGGAAGTAATGTTAGGATTAATGAAAGCGGGAGTTGATATTTTTAGAATCAATTTTTCACACGCAGACTACGATCTAGTTAAAGCAAACATCAAAATAATTAGAGAACTTAATAAAGAATATGGGTACTCTGTAGGTATTTTGGGAGATTTGCAAGGTCCAAAATTGAGAGTAGGTGTAGTAAAAGAGGGTTCTTATCTAAATCCTGGAGACATTCTTACTTTCACTAATGAAAAAATTGAAGGAGATTCTACAAAAGTATATATGACTTACCAACAGTTTCCACAAGATGTAAAGGTTGGTGAAAGAATTCTGATCGATGATGGTAAACTGGTTTTGGAAGTTACTGAAACCAACCTGACTGATACGGTAAAAGCAAAAACGATTCAAGGGGGGCCCTTAAGCTCTAAGAAAGGGGTAAACCTTCCGAATACCAATGTTTCTCTTCCTGCTTTAACGGAAAAAGATATTCAGGACGCTAATTTCATGCTTGATCAGGAAGTAGACTGGGTTGCTCTTTCTTTCGTGCGTCATGCACAGGATATTATCGATCTAAAAGAATTAATCGATAAACACCCTAAAGGTAAATTCAAAACTCCTATTATTGCGAAAATTGAAAAGCCTGAAGGAGTAAAAAATATTGATGAAATCCTGTTGGAATGCGACGGATTAATGGTTGCCCGAGGTGACTTAGGGGTAGAAGTTCCGATGGAAGAAGTTCCTGCTATTCAGAAAACATTGGTGGAGAAAGCAAGATTCTATTCCAAGCCGGTAATTATTGCTACTCAGATGATGGAAACAATGATTAACAGCCTAACTCCAACAAGAGCAGAGGTAAATGACGTTGCCAACTCTGTATTGGATGGAGCTGATGCGGTAATGCTTTCTGGAGAAACTTCTGTGGGGAGATACCCTGTTCAGGTGGTTGAAAATATGGCTAAAATTGTGAAGAACATTGAGATGACTCACTTTTACCAACACAAAAACGAACCGATTGAAAAAGATTATAACTGCATCGATGAAAGGTTCATTACTAACAGGGTTTGTCTTGCAGCCGTAAGAATTGCGAAAACGACTAATGTTTCTGCTATTGTTACACTGACGCATTCAGGATATACAGCATTCCAGCTTGCAGCACACAGACCGAATTCACATATTATCGTTTACAGTGGAAATAAGAGAGTCATTACCATGCTGAACCTGCTTTGGGGAGTTCATGCTTACTATTATGACATGAAGAAGCCTACGGATGAAACGATTATCCAGGTAAATATGTTGACACACAATCACGGTTATATTGAAACCGGAGATTTTGTAATCAACATCAATGCTACTCCATCATATGAAGGAGGAAAAACGAATACATTAAGATTAACAACAGTTTAATCAAAATATAATAAAACAAAACAACTCCCAAAATAATGGGAGTTGTTTTATTTTAAGTAAAATTGTATATAATTAATTTCCAACAATCGTCTTAGCCGTCACAAACTCTTTTAAAGCCAGTAAAGAAAGCTCTGTTCCATAACCTGACGCCTTTGTTCCTCCAAAAGGAAAACGGGGATCAGAACTTGTCATTCTGTTAATATTTACCGTTCCGGATTCCAGATTTTCAATAAAAAATAATTGTCGGTCTTTATCAGACGTCCAGACAGAGTTTGAAAGCCCGAAAGGAATATCATTGGCCATCTGTAAAGCTTCCTCATCGTTTTTAGCAATCATTACCATTCCAAGCGGTCCGAAAAGTTCTTCCTGTAAGATGGGATTACCTTCCTTTACACGGATTAACCCCGGATTAAACTCAATATCGGAAATTCTTTCCAACGGAATAATAATTTCCGCTCCGTTCTCTAAAGCTTTTTGAAACTGCTTTTCAAGATCATCTGCTAAATCAGGTCTAGCCATACCGGAAATTTTTGTTTCTTTATCCATCGGATCTGCCGGAACGAATTTTTTATATTCTTCGATGAACTTCGGAAGAAATGCATCTTCTATCTTCTCATCAATAATAAACCTTTTCGCAGCAACACACGTTTGGCCACAGTTTTGAAGTCTTGCCTGAGCACCTACTTCAGCAGCTTTTTCCAAATCGGCGTCATCCAATACAATAAAAGCATCACTACCGCCCAGCTCAAGTAAAGATTTTTTGATATTGAGTCCCGCAATTGAGGCTACTTCTCCGCCCGCTCTTCCACTTCCCGTTAAACTTACCCCTTTTACAGCATCATGTTCTAGAATTTCTCTTACTTCCTTATGTCCTACTTCCAGATTTTGAAAAATACCTTTTGGAAAGCCCGTTTCTAAAAACATATCTTCAATTGCATTTCCGCTTCCGAAACAAATGGATGCGTGTTTAAGAACAACTGTATTTCCCGCCAAAATTGCAGGAATAGCAAACCTTAACACCTGCCAGAAAGGAAAATTCCAAGGCATTACTCCTAAGATTACTCCTTTCGGAACGTAATGAATTTCAGAGTATTTATATTCGGAATCTACTTTTTCCGGTTTTAAAATATTTTCAGCATCCGCATAATAATTCATCATTAAAGCAGATTTCTCAACTTCTGCAATCGACTGTGAAATTGGCTTATTCATCTCCGTGGTAATGATTTTACCAAATCTTTCAGCATTGTTTTTTAAAATTTCTGCAGCTTTTGCAATGAGCTTTTGTCTGTCTTCGAATGGTACTTTTTTCCATTCAGAAAATGCCTTATCTGCTGTAATAAGTTTATTTTCAATTAATTGTTCCATACTTTAATTTCTGTTTTTAAATTCAACTGAATGAATTTATTAGCGCTCTTTCTCAAAGCACCATGAAAGCAACAAATTTTGTTCCTTAGGGATAAATAAAATAGAGATTTTCTCTATCGGAAAAATATGATTTTACCGTTTATATCATAAACCATTCATTCATAAGACATGCCGCCAGTCTTGCCGTTCTTTCCTGAATATCAAATAACGGATTAACTTCTGCCACGTCCAATGCCAAGAGTTTTTTACTTTTCAAAATGTGTCTGTAAAAAT
Above is a genomic segment from Chryseobacterium geocarposphaerae containing:
- the pyk gene encoding pyruvate kinase; protein product: MNKYLKKTKIIATLGPASSSKEVMLGLMKAGVDIFRINFSHADYDLVKANIKIIRELNKEYGYSVGILGDLQGPKLRVGVVKEGSYLNPGDILTFTNEKIEGDSTKVYMTYQQFPQDVKVGERILIDDGKLVLEVTETNLTDTVKAKTIQGGPLSSKKGVNLPNTNVSLPALTEKDIQDANFMLDQEVDWVALSFVRHAQDIIDLKELIDKHPKGKFKTPIIAKIEKPEGVKNIDEILLECDGLMVARGDLGVEVPMEEVPAIQKTLVEKARFYSKPVIIATQMMETMINSLTPTRAEVNDVANSVLDGADAVMLSGETSVGRYPVQVVENMAKIVKNIEMTHFYQHKNEPIEKDYNCIDERFITNRVCLAAVRIAKTTNVSAIVTLTHSGYTAFQLAAHRPNSHIIVYSGNKRVITMLNLLWGVHAYYYDMKKPTDETIIQVNMLTHNHGYIETGDFVININATPSYEGGKTNTLRLTTV
- the fabF gene encoding beta-ketoacyl-ACP synthase II; amino-acid sequence: MELKRVVVTGFGAITPIGNNAKEYWENLVKGESGAAPITLFDATNFKTKFACEVKNFNPLDHFDKKEAKKMDRNTQLGLVAAKEAVEHSRIIEDNVDKNRVGVIWGSGIGGLETFETEVLGWANTEIPRFNPFFIPKMIADITPGHISIEYGFHGPNYTTVSACASSANALIDSKMLIQLGKADVIVCGGSEAAVTASGVGGFNAMMALSTRNDDPKTASRPFDKDRDGFVLGEGAGCIILEEYEHAVKRGATIYAELKGGGLSADAHHMTAPHPEGLGAYLVMKNCLEDAGLTADEVDHINMHGTSTPLGDIAESNAISKLLGEHAFDIQINSTKSMTGHLLGAAGVIEAIAALGTIIHGIVPPTINHFTDDENIDSRLNFTFNEAVKKDVKVAMSNTFGFGGHNACVLFKKI
- a CDS encoding IPExxxVDY family protein, whose amino-acid sequence is MEIQKLYDLDDIEFEDIAIGLVRLAKNIPAHEFFYKINQNNNLTFSRKQDMVFHGDYYDYYFPRFEAYHKFTKTCFTFISNKSSESKQKKIQTELFSEEENIKFLLNNQVDVEYILHSSEQFPDFSVILLPENLVFPIQDYTLSSEEELYQIIQYYE
- a CDS encoding aldehyde dehydrogenase family protein, yielding MEQLIENKLITADKAFSEWKKVPFEDRQKLIAKAAEILKNNAERFGKIITTEMNKPISQSIAEVEKSALMMNYYADAENILKPEKVDSEYKYSEIHYVPKGVILGVMPWNFPFWQVLRFAIPAILAGNTVVLKHASICFGSGNAIEDMFLETGFPKGIFQNLEVGHKEVREILEHDAVKGVSLTGSGRAGGEVASIAGLNIKKSLLELGGSDAFIVLDDADLEKAAEVGAQARLQNCGQTCVAAKRFIIDEKIEDAFLPKFIEEYKKFVPADPMDKETKISGMARPDLADDLEKQFQKALENGAEIIIPLERISDIEFNPGLIRVKEGNPILQEELFGPLGMVMIAKNDEEALQMANDIPFGLSNSVWTSDKDRQLFFIENLESGTVNINRMTSSDPRFPFGGTKASGYGTELSLLALKEFVTAKTIVGN
- the rnc gene encoding ribonuclease III; translated protein: MELQKYFSKFLLKQRKRKLTERDYFLSTELNKMLGTEVQNVALYREAFSLKSSSKNQDNTNYERLEFLGDSVLGTIISCHLFQTYPKANEGYLTQMKSKIVNRKNLNKLGEDLKLTDLLQKQNSVALGENISGNLFEALIGAVYLDFQYDTCKKIILERLLTPSEINKLENKIVSYKGLLLEWSQKKKVNIKYETCEEIQVNKAVVFRCHVWLGEEKIANATETSKKKAEEKAAQRAFYILNKKENILGNPKTL
- a CDS encoding acyl carrier protein translates to MSDIASRVKAIIADKLDVEETEVTPEASFTNDLGADSLDTVELIMEFEKEFNIQIPDDQAEKITTVGHAIAYIEEVVNK